Proteins encoded within one genomic window of Blattabacterium cuenoti:
- a CDS encoding alpha-ketoacid dehydrogenase subunit alpha/beta: MNKKNKNNENEISSFDSFQKRILNDYKLARISRETSLLGRKEVLNGKAKFGIFGDGKEIPQLAMAKVFKNGDFRSGYYRDQTFMMAIGVLNVRNFFSQLYAHSDLDAEPVSSGRMMTAHFGTRLLNNHNGSWKNLVDQKNSIADISSTAAQMPRLLGLAQASKIYKELKNLRKTHKIFSNNGNEVAFGTIGNASISEGLFWETVNAASVLQIPIILSIWDDEYGISVPNKYQFSKKNISDLLSGFQRRKKENGIEIIRVNGSNYMDLTKRYVQAEKIARNEHIPVIIHVTDLTQPQGHSTSSSHERYKSKERLEWEMKNDGIKKFRDWILNFKVQTDKGVFRNIANVHSLNQIDIEAKEYVKKEQEMAWEAFQNPIEKIKDEAVFFLKKLQYSFPNEKWIQKFVKELHSFSFNKEKHFLKKSIFRVVRKSLYFLENKKSSCKDILKKWIKKKYNKEQENYSSHLYSLSEKASVKITEVLPVYNRKTSFEVDGRIVLRDNFDKLLELYPDLLIFGEDVGKIGDVNQGLEGLQKKYGETRVFDTGIRESTILGQGIGLAMRGLRPIVEIQYIDYILYALQIMSDDLACLQYRTRGGQKAPVIIRTRGHRLEGIWHSGSPMGGLVNYLRGILVLVPRNMVKAAGFYNTLLSGDDPALVVECLNGYRIKEKLPENLGYFRTPIGIVEITRIGKDITIVTYGSTWRIVNEAAEELSKIHVDTEIIDIQSLLPFDIKKDVVKSLKKTNRLLIIDEDVPGGASAYLLQKILEEQNGYYYLDSPPITITAKEHRPPYGSDGDYFSKPSVENIVEKVLQIMHDSS; the protein is encoded by the coding sequence ATGAATAAAAAGAATAAGAATAATGAAAATGAAATTTCATCTTTTGATTCCTTTCAAAAAAGAATTTTAAATGATTATAAATTAGCACGTATTAGTCGTGAAACAAGTCTTTTAGGAAGAAAAGAAGTCTTAAATGGGAAAGCTAAATTTGGAATATTTGGAGATGGAAAAGAGATTCCTCAATTGGCTATGGCAAAAGTTTTTAAAAATGGAGATTTTCGGTCTGGATATTATAGAGATCAAACTTTTATGATGGCTATTGGAGTTTTGAATGTTAGAAATTTTTTTTCTCAGTTATATGCACATTCTGATTTAGATGCCGAACCTGTTTCATCTGGAAGAATGATGACTGCACATTTTGGGACACGTTTATTAAATAATCATAATGGGAGTTGGAAAAATCTTGTAGATCAAAAAAATTCTATTGCGGATATTTCTTCTACAGCAGCTCAAATGCCAAGACTATTAGGTTTAGCTCAAGCTTCTAAAATTTATAAAGAATTAAAAAATTTAAGAAAAACACATAAAATATTTTCCAATAATGGAAATGAAGTAGCATTTGGAACTATTGGAAATGCAAGTATTTCTGAAGGATTATTTTGGGAAACTGTGAACGCGGCATCCGTTTTGCAAATACCTATTATTCTTTCTATTTGGGATGATGAATATGGAATTTCAGTTCCTAATAAATACCAATTTTCAAAAAAAAACATCAGTGATCTTTTATCTGGATTTCAGAGAAGAAAAAAAGAAAATGGAATAGAAATTATTCGTGTAAATGGATCTAATTATATGGATCTTACAAAAAGATATGTTCAAGCAGAAAAAATAGCTCGTAATGAACATATTCCAGTAATTATTCATGTTACTGATTTAACTCAGCCTCAAGGACATTCTACATCTTCATCACATGAAAGATATAAATCCAAAGAACGTTTAGAATGGGAAATGAAAAATGATGGAATAAAAAAATTCAGAGATTGGATTTTGAATTTTAAAGTTCAAACAGATAAAGGAGTTTTTCGTAACATTGCTAATGTTCATTCTTTAAATCAAATAGATATAGAAGCTAAAGAATATGTTAAAAAAGAACAAGAGATGGCTTGGGAAGCTTTTCAAAATCCTATTGAAAAAATAAAGGATGAAGCTGTTTTTTTTCTAAAAAAATTACAATACTCATTTCCTAATGAGAAATGGATTCAAAAATTTGTTAAAGAATTACATTCTTTTTCTTTTAATAAGGAGAAACATTTTTTAAAAAAATCCATTTTTCGTGTAGTACGAAAATCTTTATATTTTCTGGAAAATAAAAAATCTTCTTGTAAAGATATTTTGAAAAAATGGATAAAAAAAAAATATAATAAAGAACAAGAAAATTATTCTTCACACTTGTATAGTCTTTCTGAAAAAGCATCGGTAAAAATAACAGAAGTTCTTCCTGTATATAATAGGAAAACTTCTTTTGAAGTAGATGGAAGAATTGTTTTAAGAGATAATTTTGATAAATTATTAGAATTATATCCTGATCTTTTAATTTTCGGAGAAGATGTAGGGAAAATAGGAGACGTTAATCAAGGATTAGAAGGCCTTCAAAAAAAATATGGAGAAACACGTGTTTTTGATACTGGAATACGAGAATCAACTATCCTTGGACAAGGAATAGGTCTTGCAATGCGTGGACTTCGTCCTATAGTGGAAATTCAATATATAGATTATATATTATATGCTTTGCAAATCATGAGTGATGACCTTGCTTGTTTACAATATAGAACAAGAGGAGGGCAAAAAGCTCCTGTTATTATTAGAACTAGGGGACATCGTTTAGAGGGAATATGGCATTCTGGATCTCCAATGGGGGGGCTCGTTAATTATTTAAGAGGGATTTTAGTTCTTGTTCCTAGGAATATGGTAAAAGCAGCTGGATTTTATAATACTTTGTTATCTGGGGATGATCCAGCTTTAGTGGTTGAATGTCTTAATGGATATAGAATCAAAGAAAAATTACCAGAGAATTTGGGGTATTTTAGAACTCCAATAGGAATAGTGGAAATTACAAGAATAGGAAAAGATATTACCATTGTGACTTATGGTTCTACATGGAGAATTGTGAATGAAGCGGCAGAAGAATTGTCTAAAATTCATGTAGATACTGAAATTATTGATATTCAATCTTTATTACCTTTTGATATTAAAAAGGATGTTGTAAAAAGTTTAAAAAAAACAAATCGTTTATTAATTATAGACGAAGACGTTCCTGGAGGTGCATCTGCTTATCTACTACAAAAAATATTGGAAGAACAAAATGGATATTATTATTTAGATAGTCCTCCTATTACAATTACAGCTAAAGAACATAGACCTCCTTATGGATCTGATGGAGATTATTTTTCAAAACCCTCTGTCGAAAATATTGTGGAGAAAGTTTTGCAAATTATGCATGATAGTTCATAA
- the ndk gene encoding nucleoside-diphosphate kinase, whose product MISHLNGKITCAIIKPDAVKKGYTGDILYRITNAGFHIRALKMMELSKKSAKKFYSEHEKSSFFDSLIEFISSGPIVSVLLEKENAVKDFRILIGNTNPIYAAEGTIRKLYASSLEKNAIHGSDSNKNAFKECQFYFSNIEIFLK is encoded by the coding sequence ATGATTTCCCATTTAAATGGAAAAATTACATGTGCCATTATAAAACCTGATGCAGTAAAAAAAGGATATACAGGAGATATCCTATATAGGATAACAAACGCAGGGTTTCATATTAGAGCGCTGAAAATGATGGAACTTTCAAAAAAGTCAGCAAAAAAATTTTATTCAGAACATGAAAAAAGTTCATTTTTTGATTCTTTAATAGAATTTATATCCTCTGGTCCTATTGTTTCTGTTCTTCTAGAAAAAGAAAATGCAGTAAAAGATTTCAGAATTTTAATAGGAAATACCAATCCAATTTACGCAGCAGAAGGAACCATACGAAAACTATATGCAAGTTCTTTAGAAAAAAACGCTATTCATGGATCAGATAGCAATAAAAATGCTTTTAAAGAATGTCAATTTTATTTTTCTAATATAGAAATTTTTCTTAAATAA
- a CDS encoding LemA family protein — translation MKKVFLITISTILIFLFVIGMWITGTYNQLVKLNENIKTQWGQVETVYQRRADLIPNLVNTVKGSANFERKTLHKIIEERAKATSTNINSNDLSQNQINKFQKVQEEFNNSVNRFLLIVENYPDIKSTQNFYELQNQLEGTENRINVERNRFNDKVNNFNIYRNQFPKFIIANFFPQFKEKGYFQSQIGSKKAPDVYFHNNE, via the coding sequence ATGAAAAAAGTTTTTTTAATTACAATTTCCACTATTTTGATATTTCTATTTGTAATAGGAATGTGGATCACTGGAACATACAATCAATTGGTTAAATTAAATGAAAATATAAAAACACAATGGGGACAAGTAGAAACTGTTTATCAACGTAGAGCAGATCTCATTCCAAATTTAGTGAATACAGTCAAAGGATCTGCTAATTTTGAGAGAAAAACACTCCATAAAATAATAGAAGAAAGAGCAAAAGCAACTTCTACTAATATAAATTCAAATGATTTAAGTCAAAATCAAATCAACAAGTTTCAAAAAGTACAAGAAGAGTTTAACAATTCTGTTAACAGATTCTTATTAATTGTAGAAAATTATCCAGATATTAAATCCACACAAAATTTTTATGAATTACAAAACCAATTAGAAGGAACAGAAAATCGTATTAATGTAGAAAGAAATCGTTTTAATGATAAAGTAAATAACTTTAACATTTATAGAAATCAATTTCCTAAATTTATAATTGCAAATTTTTTTCCTCAATTTAAAGAAAAAGGTTATTTTCAATCTCAAATAGGATCAAAAAAAGCTCCTGATGTATATTTTCATAATAATGAATAA
- a CDS encoding TPM domain-containing protein, producing MSYYEYEQKVLSLYVMKNEKKFVMIKKNYIIKTINFLFFLFICTTNLVQGKFNIPEPTPGIKKIYPVQDYAGILSKTHRNTLNKKLFSYSKITSTEIVVCIIQNLHGEDPNLLACKWGDQWKIGKKHKDNGVMILLSIQDKKMSIQNGYGIEPYITDFSSKRIIQKTKPLLRRNLFYKALDFSTNEIFVLLKKKFFNEKEKKKLYLNIHNEKKYKNHYFSLYFLLFPISVLLMTFFLSISKKNKIEIEFYSLFMNTILTDFLLKNQHLQNHNENEDNFDGFDGFGGGGLFGGGGSSDKW from the coding sequence ATGTCATATTATGAATATGAACAAAAAGTATTAAGTTTGTATGTTATGAAAAACGAAAAAAAATTTGTAATGATAAAAAAAAATTACATAATAAAAACTATAAATTTTTTATTCTTTTTATTTATTTGCACAACTAATCTGGTGCAAGGAAAATTTAATATCCCTGAACCGACACCTGGAATTAAAAAAATATATCCTGTTCAAGACTATGCAGGAATATTGTCAAAAACTCATAGAAATACTTTAAATAAAAAACTTTTTTCATATTCTAAAATAACATCTACAGAAATTGTAGTTTGTATAATACAAAATCTTCATGGAGAAGATCCAAATCTTTTGGCTTGCAAATGGGGGGACCAATGGAAGATTGGAAAAAAACATAAAGATAATGGAGTTATGATATTATTATCTATTCAAGATAAAAAAATGTCCATCCAAAATGGATATGGAATAGAACCATATATTACCGATTTTTCTAGTAAAAGAATCATACAAAAAACAAAACCTCTATTGAGAAGAAATCTTTTTTATAAAGCTTTAGATTTTAGTACCAACGAAATTTTTGTTCTTTTGAAGAAGAAATTTTTTAATGAAAAAGAAAAGAAAAAACTCTATTTAAATATCCATAACGAAAAAAAATATAAAAATCATTATTTCTCGCTATATTTCCTTTTGTTTCCTATCAGTGTTTTATTGATGACATTTTTCCTATCTATATCTAAAAAAAATAAAATAGAAATAGAATTTTATTCATTATTCATGAATACAATTTTAACAGACTTTTTATTAAAAAATCAACATTTACAAAATCACAATGAAAATGAAGATAATTTTGATGGATTTGATGGATTTGGGGGAGGAGGATTATTTGGAGGTGGTGGATCTAGTGATAAGTGGTGA
- a CDS encoding valine--tRNA ligase: MDISIKYDPKFVEEKIYHRWMKGNYFVSYPDNRIPYTILMPPPNITGILHIGHILNNTIQDVLIRHARMKGYNSCWIPGTDHASIATEAKVENVLKKQGLSKIIIGREKFLYHVLEWYKKHKDIIFNQLRKLGCSCDWNRTQFTMNKNLSQSITKIFIDLYERGYIYRGYHVVNWDPEARTTLSDEEVIYKEKKGKLFYIKYKIKGERNNYITVATTRPETIFGDTAVCFHPNDLRYSHLIKKKVIVPIINREIPVIQDLSVDPNFGTGCLKITPAHDINDKNIADKYHLDVINIFNEDATLNEKGLHYRGMDRFEVRKKIIEELSHLKSLVNIEENYNHKIGFSERTQSIIEQKLSLQWFLKMKKISLPAVEAVKKGKIKFHPSKFEKIYFQWMNKIRDWNISRQLWWGHRIPVYFYGKNNDDFVVAENLEEALKKARKKSKNKKLRSDQIWMETDVLDTWFSSWILPISVFDGIYNPNNQEISYYYPTEDLVTGSDILFFWVARMIIAGFFFQKERPFKNVYFTGIVRDSLNRKMSKSLNNSPNPMDLIEEYGADAVRMGIMLRASAGKDFHFEEKICLQGRNFSNKIWNAFRLIQNWKISNKKTNISESSKIALIWFENRFYYVLEILEKYFKEYKLDESLMILYKFIWNDFCSYFLEIIKPISSDNFISKTVYLNTIKYFENLLKLLHPYMPFITEKIWNLLKKRTLEEALIISPWPKKKSYNHEILVSFEKAIQIVSQIRHIRNIRGIPYKKKLVLFSINHHKKKCDSVILKLANLSQIIMGLKKPKQGQLFPFFSGKEKYFLSFIKDENDDLYKKMDVIQIEKKIQYFSNLLSMIRKNLSNKKYVMSVPKKILLKEKKKENDTIEKIANLKEYLKNYK, translated from the coding sequence ATGGATATTTCTATTAAATATGATCCAAAATTTGTAGAAGAAAAAATATATCATCGTTGGATGAAGGGAAATTACTTTGTTTCTTATCCAGACAATAGAATCCCTTATACAATTTTAATGCCTCCACCCAATATTACTGGAATCCTTCATATAGGACATATTTTGAATAATACTATACAAGATGTATTGATTAGACATGCTAGAATGAAAGGGTATAATTCCTGTTGGATACCTGGAACGGATCATGCTTCTATTGCCACAGAAGCAAAAGTTGAAAATGTATTAAAAAAACAAGGATTATCAAAAATTATTATAGGAAGAGAAAAATTTTTATATCATGTTTTAGAATGGTATAAAAAACATAAAGATATTATTTTTAATCAGCTAAGAAAATTGGGGTGTTCTTGTGATTGGAACAGAACTCAATTTACTATGAATAAAAATTTATCTCAATCTATTACAAAAATTTTTATAGACTTGTATGAAAGAGGATATATATACAGGGGTTATCATGTCGTGAATTGGGATCCGGAAGCAAGAACCACTCTTTCTGATGAAGAGGTGATTTATAAAGAAAAGAAAGGAAAACTTTTTTATATAAAATATAAAATAAAAGGAGAAAGAAATAATTATATCACTGTTGCCACAACTCGTCCTGAAACAATATTTGGAGATACTGCTGTTTGTTTTCATCCAAACGATTTGCGTTATTCTCATTTAATAAAAAAAAAGGTTATAGTTCCAATAATAAATAGAGAAATTCCTGTTATTCAAGATTTATCTGTAGACCCAAATTTTGGAACAGGATGTTTAAAAATAACTCCAGCTCATGATATTAACGATAAAAATATTGCTGATAAATACCACTTAGATGTTATAAATATTTTTAATGAAGATGCAACTCTCAATGAAAAAGGACTTCATTACAGAGGAATGGATCGTTTTGAAGTTAGAAAAAAAATTATTGAAGAATTATCTCACTTGAAAAGTTTAGTTAATATAGAAGAAAATTATAACCATAAAATAGGTTTTTCAGAAAGAACTCAATCTATAATTGAACAAAAATTATCTTTACAATGGTTTTTAAAAATGAAAAAAATATCTCTTCCTGCTGTAGAAGCAGTCAAAAAGGGGAAAATTAAATTTCATCCAAGTAAATTTGAAAAAATTTATTTTCAATGGATGAATAAAATTCGCGATTGGAATATATCTAGACAATTATGGTGGGGGCATCGTATTCCTGTTTATTTTTATGGAAAAAACAATGATGATTTTGTTGTAGCAGAAAATTTGGAAGAAGCCTTAAAAAAGGCTAGAAAAAAAAGCAAAAATAAAAAATTGAGATCCGATCAAATTTGGATGGAAACAGATGTTTTAGATACTTGGTTTTCCTCTTGGATTTTACCTATATCTGTATTTGACGGAATTTATAATCCTAATAATCAGGAAATATCTTATTATTATCCTACTGAAGATTTAGTTACAGGTTCTGATATTTTATTTTTTTGGGTAGCACGTATGATTATAGCAGGATTTTTCTTCCAAAAAGAAAGACCATTTAAAAATGTTTATTTTACAGGAATAGTGAGAGATTCTCTCAATAGAAAAATGTCTAAATCATTAAACAATTCTCCAAATCCTATGGATTTGATTGAAGAATATGGAGCAGATGCTGTACGTATGGGAATCATGCTTAGAGCAAGTGCAGGAAAAGATTTTCATTTTGAAGAAAAAATATGTTTACAAGGAAGAAATTTTTCTAACAAAATATGGAACGCTTTTCGTTTGATCCAAAATTGGAAAATATCCAATAAAAAAACAAATATTTCCGAGTCATCTAAGATTGCTTTAATATGGTTTGAAAATCGTTTTTATTATGTTCTAGAAATTTTAGAAAAATATTTTAAAGAATATAAATTGGATGAATCGTTAATGATTTTATACAAATTTATTTGGAATGATTTTTGTTCTTATTTTCTTGAAATTATTAAACCTATTTCTTCTGATAATTTTATATCAAAAACTGTGTATTTGAACACTATCAAATATTTTGAAAACTTGTTAAAGTTACTGCATCCTTATATGCCTTTTATTACAGAAAAAATATGGAATCTTCTTAAAAAAAGAACTTTAGAAGAAGCGTTAATTATTTCTCCTTGGCCTAAAAAAAAATCATATAACCATGAGATATTAGTTTCTTTTGAAAAAGCTATACAAATTGTATCTCAAATACGACATATAAGGAATATAAGAGGGATTCCTTACAAAAAAAAACTTGTGCTATTTTCAATAAATCATCATAAAAAAAAATGTGATTCAGTTATTTTAAAATTAGCCAACTTATCTCAAATTATTATGGGTTTGAAAAAACCAAAACAAGGTCAATTGTTTCCTTTTTTTTCAGGAAAAGAAAAATATTTTTTATCTTTCATAAAAGACGAAAATGATGATTTATATAAAAAAATGGATGTGATTCAAATTGAAAAAAAAATTCAATATTTTTCTAATTTATTATCCATGATACGGAAGAATTTATCAAACAAAAAATATGTCATGTCCGTCCCAAAAAAAATTCTTTTAAAGGAAAAAAAGAAAGAAAATGATACTATTGAAAAAATAGCGAATTTAAAAGAATATTTAAAAAATTATAAATAA
- a CDS encoding dihydrofolate reductase, which produces MMIILIASVSKNGFIGKKNKLMWHLPNDLKRFQKLTFGEVVLMGRKTFESIGKILPKRKNIILTKNKIHFLSNHLNIIKNNNNVKILSSLEEIYHLNYDRIFVIGGEKIYNSTIKKANIIELTIVHEKFNGDTRFPKIDLKKWKKIYEFFNEKDRHHLYNYSFIRYEKKNALLSSI; this is translated from the coding sequence ATGATGATTATCTTGATTGCTTCTGTTTCTAAAAATGGATTTATAGGAAAAAAGAATAAATTAATGTGGCATTTACCTAATGATTTAAAACGGTTTCAAAAACTTACTTTTGGAGAAGTAGTTCTTATGGGAAGAAAAACTTTTGAATCTATTGGAAAAATTCTTCCAAAAAGAAAAAACATTATTTTAACAAAAAATAAAATACATTTTTTATCTAATCATTTAAATATAATAAAAAATAATAATAATGTTAAAATACTTTCTTCTTTGGAAGAGATATATCATTTAAACTACGATAGAATATTCGTTATAGGAGGAGAGAAAATCTATAATTCTACAATCAAAAAAGCAAACATTATAGAACTAACTATTGTTCACGAAAAATTTAATGGAGACACACGATTCCCAAAAATCGATTTAAAAAAGTGGAAAAAAATATATGAATTTTTTAATGAAAAAGATAGACATCATTTGTATAATTATAGTTTCATAAGATATGAAAAAAAAAATGCTTTACTCTCTTCTATCTAA
- a CDS encoding bifunctional nuclease family protein: MEKKLIKLAIRGISLSQIQSGIYVLLLEEEGAGRIKLPIIIESLQAQSIASALGKRDPSRSFTHDLFFTFSKIYYINIKAVVIYKLVNGIFFSYILLKKEKEKKEHKIDSKTSDAVALAVRFQAPIYTTKEIFDKAGIYFENGFPLSQEENENYEGSFEKTIPIFFKERTQQELEKMTEKDLNVLLNHAVINECYELAARIKKELDRRE; this comes from the coding sequence ATGGAAAAAAAACTCATCAAATTAGCTATACGTGGAATATCCTTGAGTCAAATACAATCCGGAATATATGTTTTATTGTTAGAAGAAGAAGGAGCTGGAAGAATAAAACTCCCCATTATCATAGAAAGTTTACAGGCTCAATCTATTGCTTCCGCTTTAGGAAAAAGAGATCCATCCAGATCTTTTACTCATGATCTATTTTTTACTTTTTCTAAAATATATTACATTAATATAAAAGCAGTTGTAATATATAAATTAGTCAATGGAATATTTTTTTCTTATATTTTATTAAAGAAAGAGAAAGAAAAAAAAGAACATAAAATAGATTCAAAAACATCTGATGCAGTAGCTTTAGCTGTACGATTCCAAGCTCCTATTTATACTACGAAAGAAATATTTGATAAAGCTGGCATCTATTTTGAAAATGGATTTCCTCTTTCTCAAGAGGAAAATGAGAATTATGAAGGAAGTTTTGAAAAAACTATTCCTATTTTCTTTAAAGAAAGAACTCAACAAGAGTTAGAAAAAATGACTGAAAAAGATCTTAATGTTTTATTAAATCATGCAGTCATTAATGAATGTTATGAACTTGCGGCACGTATTAAAAAAGAATTAGATAGAAGAGAGTAA
- a CDS encoding pyruvate dehydrogenase complex E1 component subunit beta yields the protein MKEMTFREVIAEAMSEEMRRDSSIYLMGEEVAQYNGAYKASKGMLDEFGPKRVIDTPISELGFSGIGVGSAMNGCRPIIEFMTFNFSLIAMDQIINNAAKIRYMSGGQWNIPIVFRGPTGFAGQLGATHSQSFESWYASCPGLKVVIPCNPYDAKGLLKSAIRDNNPVIFMESEQMYGDTMMIPEEEYLLPIGKADIKKEGTDISLVTFGKIMKMALTIAKELDKENISVEIIDIQTIRPLDYESILFSVKKTNRLVILEESWPFSSIASEVSYIVQKKAFDYLDAPINRITILDTPAPYASNLIKDWFPNKEKIIKAIKETLYYTF from the coding sequence ATGAAAGAGATGACCTTTAGAGAAGTAATAGCTGAAGCTATGAGTGAAGAAATGAGAAGAGATAGTTCCATATATCTTATGGGAGAAGAAGTCGCTCAATACAATGGAGCCTATAAAGCTTCTAAAGGAATGCTAGATGAATTTGGTCCCAAAAGAGTTATTGACACTCCTATATCGGAATTAGGATTTTCTGGAATAGGAGTGGGTTCTGCTATGAATGGATGTAGACCTATTATTGAATTTATGACATTTAACTTTTCTTTAATAGCAATGGATCAAATTATTAATAATGCAGCCAAAATACGTTATATGAGTGGAGGGCAATGGAATATTCCTATTGTTTTTAGAGGTCCAACTGGTTTTGCTGGTCAACTAGGAGCTACACATTCTCAATCCTTTGAGAGTTGGTATGCAAGTTGTCCTGGATTAAAAGTTGTTATTCCATGTAATCCATATGATGCAAAAGGACTTTTAAAATCTGCAATAAGAGATAATAATCCTGTAATTTTCATGGAATCTGAACAAATGTATGGAGATACAATGATGATTCCAGAAGAAGAATATCTTCTTCCTATTGGAAAAGCGGATATCAAAAAAGAAGGAACTGATATAAGTTTAGTTACCTTTGGTAAAATTATGAAAATGGCTTTAACCATAGCAAAAGAATTAGATAAAGAAAATATTAGTGTAGAAATAATAGATATTCAAACTATTCGTCCATTAGATTACGAATCTATACTTTTCTCTGTGAAAAAAACCAATCGTTTAGTAATTTTAGAAGAATCATGGCCATTTTCTTCAATAGCATCTGAAGTTTCGTATATCGTACAAAAAAAAGCATTTGATTATTTAGATGCTCCTATCAATAGAATCACAATTCTAGATACACCTGCTCCTTATGCTTCCAATTTAATTAAAGATTGGTTTCCTAATAAAGAAAAAATAATAAAAGCTATCAAAGAAACTCTTTACTATACTTTTTAA
- the metF gene encoding methylenetetrahydrofolate reductase [NAD(P)H] — protein MKVIDHIAKAKKKSLFSFEILPPLRGHDIKDIFYTLDPLMEFNPPFIDVTYHREEFIYVEKENGLLQKKTISRRPGTVGICAAIMNKYGVDAVPHLICGGFNKQMTENALIDLNFLGIDNVLVLRGDPLKSEKSFFAKKDGHQYAVELVRQVQDLNRGKYLDKTFEQKNVPLFDFCIGVAGYPEKHLEAPNIESDLFFLKKKIEAGANYIVTQMFFDNKKFFSFVKRCRSEGISVPIIPGIKPISSKKQLKSLPSCFYLNIPNELVKEIEKAQDKKIVSSIGIEWAIHQSKELKNSGVEVIHYYTMDKPENIYKIVQAIY, from the coding sequence ATGAAAGTAATTGATCATATAGCTAAAGCTAAAAAAAAAAGTTTGTTTTCTTTTGAAATCTTACCTCCTTTAAGAGGACATGATATTAAAGACATTTTTTATACTTTGGATCCTTTAATGGAATTTAACCCTCCTTTTATTGATGTGACATATCATCGTGAAGAATTTATTTATGTGGAAAAAGAAAATGGACTTTTACAAAAAAAAACTATTTCAAGACGTCCAGGAACTGTAGGGATTTGTGCTGCAATTATGAATAAATACGGAGTAGATGCAGTTCCACATCTTATTTGTGGTGGTTTTAATAAACAAATGACAGAAAACGCTTTAATAGATCTCAATTTTTTAGGAATAGATAATGTTTTAGTTCTTAGAGGAGATCCTCTTAAATCTGAAAAGAGTTTTTTTGCTAAAAAAGATGGACATCAATATGCAGTAGAATTAGTAAGACAAGTTCAAGATTTGAATAGAGGAAAGTATCTTGATAAGACTTTTGAACAAAAAAATGTACCATTATTTGATTTTTGTATTGGAGTAGCCGGATATCCAGAAAAACATTTAGAAGCTCCTAATATTGAAAGTGATCTCTTTTTTTTGAAAAAAAAAATAGAAGCTGGTGCAAATTATATTGTTACTCAAATGTTTTTTGATAATAAAAAATTTTTTTCTTTTGTTAAAAGATGCAGATCAGAAGGAATTTCTGTTCCTATAATTCCTGGAATTAAACCTATTTCTTCTAAAAAACAATTGAAAAGTCTTCCTTCTTGTTTTTATTTAAACATTCCCAATGAGTTAGTAAAAGAAATTGAAAAAGCTCAAGATAAAAAGATAGTTTCTTCTATTGGAATAGAATGGGCAATACATCAATCCAAAGAGTTAAAAAACTCTGGAGTAGAAGTAATTCATTATTATACTATGGATAAACCAGAAAATATTTATAAAATAGTTCAAGCAATTTATTAA